Below is a window of Geomonas oryzisoli DNA.
AGCAGCTGCCCGACTTGTTGGTCCCGCCGGAGACCAGCGTAGCGCTGGTGTAGGTGGCGAGGGCGTCGTCGGAGAAGCGGTACTGCGGGTCGATGTCGACGCTTACACTTTCCACGTGGGTCCTGATGGGCAGGGCACGGGCGTGGGAAGCGTCGCTCCCCTTGTGGCACGGCAGGCAGTTAGCCCAGCCCTCGGAGGGCTTGGCGTCCTTCTTGATGTGCGCCACGAGGATGTGGGCACCACCGCCGCCGGAGTAGTCTTCGAAGCGGGCCGAAGACCAGTTGCCCTGCACGCCGAAGGTAATGGCGCTGAGGGTCTGACGCGGTGCCGGCGGGTAGCCGTGGCAGGCGTCGCAACCGCCATTGGGCACGAACGCGAGGCCGGTGGCCGGGTTGTGCTGGTGGCACTGGGTGCAGTCCGTGGTGGAGGCTACGTGGTCCTGAGCCGGCACGCCAGCCTTGGTGAAGTACTGGGTGCTGGTGTGGCAGACCTGGCAGACGCCGGTCTGAGCCGGGTTGGCAAAGGTGTTGTTGCCGGTGAAGCTCACTGCGGTGCCGTTGATGGTGGTGTTCACCATCATGGTGTTGGCGGTACCGTGGCCGTTGTGGCAGTCCGCACACTTGGAGCCCAGGCCGGTAGCTTTGTGAGCCCTCACGTTGAGCTTGGTGCCGCTGACCTTGGCTGGGTTGGTGTGGCAGTAGTCGCACTCCTGGTTGGTGGCGCCGACCAGGACGGGAAGCAGACGCTTCTGGTCGCCCAGCACGCCGCTTATGTGGGCTGCGGTGTTGTCGTGGCAAGCGGAGCAGGCCTGGGCGATGCCGGCCTTGCCGTGGCCCTTGGTAGCCGCCAGGGTCTTGTCGGGAGCGGTGATGCCGCCGATGACGGAGAGCGCACCGCCCGCGGTCGAGTGGCAGCTTTCGCAGGTGACGCGGCCGGTGGTCCAGTTGGTGCTCTGGGCGTGGCAGGTGGAGCAGGTGCCGATCTTGTTCATGCCGGCGGCAAGGTTCAGGGTGCCGTCGGCGTGGGTGCTCGCGGTGTTCGAGGTGTGGCAGTTCGAGCAGGAGGTGGTCAGGGTCGAGTTGAAGCCCGGGCCGTAGGTTGCCGTGAAGTGCTGGGAGTGCGCGTTGCTGTTGATCAGGCCGCCGGTGGTGTTGGAAAGCGCGGTGTGGCAGGTACCGCAGGCGCCGGATGCGGGGACGTTCCACTGCGGGGTTGCCGAGAGGTGGCAGGAGGTGGCGCAGGTCTTGGTGGCGGTGCCGCTCCAGGTGGTCACGTTGGCGCCGGCAACCTCGACGGTGGCGTCGCCGTGGAGAGCCTTGTTAACGAAGAAGGTGTTCCCGCTGACAGTGGCGGCGTGGCAGGTGTCGCAGGTGTAACCTTTGGTGCTTACGTGCGCAGCATGCGCGTTGGTGGTAAGGGAGCTCGCGTTGCCGTGGCAACCGGTGCAGCCAAGGGATGCGCCCCACTTGGCAGCGGGGACGTTGGCCACGATGCCGTTGCCGTCGTGGCAGGCTACCGCGGAGCAGGTGTTCCCGACGATGGTGAAGCTCCTGGCGCCGGCCTTGACGTCGCGGGTGCTGTTGGTGTGGAACCCGCCGGCCTTGATGCTGGTGCCGTTCACGGTGGTGTCGGCGTGGCAGCTTGCGCAGTCAGCGGCCGAAGCGACGTGGTTTTTGTGGCTGTTGGCGCGCGGCTGGTCTGCTCCGGCGTTGGCGTAGTTCGGCTCGCCGGCGACGGAAGTGAAGGCCGGAGCCGCATCGGCACCATGGCAGGACTTACAGGTCAGGGCGGTGGAACCGGTCCAGGTCACGCTCTTCATGGTCCCTTTGCCGTCGCTGTGGCAGTAGGAGGTGGAGCAGGTCCCGGATACCGGGGTACCGACGCGTGCACCCGCCACGTCCTTGGTCTGGTTCACGTGGTTTGCGAAGGTGGAGATGGTGCTGTTGTCGGAAACGGTCGAGCTGTGGCACTCGACGCAGCCGTAGGAGGTGCCGAGGAAGGCCGCGTTGTTCACGTGTTTCGCGTGGTTGCCCGACAGGGTGTTGCTGGTCGCGTCGCCGTGGCAGCCGGCGCAGGTAAGGGTCCCACCCCAGGTCGGCGGGGTGTAGGTGCCGCGGCCGTTGCTGTGGCAGTAGACGTTGGAGCACTGGTTGGCCGCGAAGGTGCCGCCGGTGGCGAACTTCACCTCGATGGCGCGGTGGCCGGCCGAGGTAGCGTGGGCAAACGGCTTGGCCTGTACCGAGTGGTCGGTATGGCACTGCACGCAGGAGCCGACGCCGGTGCCGTAGTAGTTGCCGTGCTTGCTGCCGGCGACCGGGTGGCTGCCGGTCGACGGAGCGACGCTGTGGCAGGCGGAGCAGCCGCCCGGTACGGTGAGGGCTGCGCTACCCCAGGCCGGGGTCGCACGCAGGGTGCCTTTGCCGTCGCTGTGGCAGGTCGCGGTGGAGCAGGTCCCCATCGGGTTCGGCGGAACCGAGGTCTGGTTCACGAAGCCGGCCGCGATCTTTCTGGAGTAGCCGACGCCGTCGGCAAGCTCGATGGTCTTGTTGCGGTGCCCCATGGCGTAGCCGCTGACCTGGCTGCCGTGGCAGGTAACGCAGGAATTGACCGCCGAGGTGGCGTGCCCTGCGTGGTTGCCCGGCACTGCGCCGGTGTTGGGGTTCTTCTTCACAGTACCGGAATCCAGTGGCGGCATCGTGTGACAGAAAGAACAGTCATAGTTGTACTGCGGGGCGGCCTGTGCCTTCCCCACGGACAACTGCATCAGTGTCAGCACGAGAAGTGCCAGCACCAGGAAACAGCGCCCTCCATACTTTGATAACATTTTCTCCTCCTCTTGGTGTCCTGCTTGCGTCATTTTATAAAAGCTGAATCTTCCGTTGATCCAGAAACGGTACGGCTTTGCTACTTGTCCTCTCCTACCGCTCGGTGCTCCACCTTGCCGACGGGCTCATGTGGCAGGCGATGTTGAAGCAGCTGCCGGTCTGGTTGGCGCCGGGCACGCTGGTCAGCTTGGCACCGGTGTAGACGGTGAAGCTGTTGGAGAAGCGCAGGCTGTTGTCCACCAGCACGGTCACGTTCTCGATGTGATCCTTAACCGGCGTCACCATCTTGTGGTACGAAGTGAGCCCCGTGGCGCCGCCGTTGTGGCACGCCGTGCAGTTGGTCCACCCTTCCTCCGCCTTGGCAAACGGAGAGATGTGCGCCGCCACGAGATGCGCGCCGCCGCCGCCCGAGTAGTCCTCGAAGCGCGCGTTGGCCCAGTTGGCGTAGCTGCCGAACCCGGTCGCCGTGTTCTTCGGTGCCGGCGGGTAGCCGTGGCAGGAGTCGCAGCCGCCGCCGACCGGCTTGAAGGCGCCGCCGCTGCTGGTGTGGGTGTGGCAGTCCAGGCAGCCCGAGGTGAAGTGACTGCCCTCCGGAACCCCGGCACGGTAGTAGTTGGTCTTGGTGTGGCAGACCTGGCACAGGCCGCGGTTGTAGGTGGTCTCCACCAGCGTGTTGACCCGGTCGGTGTAGGCGATGGTGAAGCCCCTGATCTCGCTTCTGATCATGGAGAGGTTGCCGGTGCCGTGCGTGTCGTGGCACTCGCGGCAGGCGACCGGGGCACCATCCTTCGCGCGGTGCGTGCTGATGTTCAGGAAGCGCGCCGAAACGATGGTCGGGTTGCTGTGGCAGGAGGCGCACAGCGTGTTGTCGTTGTTCATGAGCAGACGCTTGCTGTCCCCCAGGGTCCCGGTGATGTGGGTCGCGTTCCTGTCGTGGCACACCGTGCACTGGTTCGACACTGCGAAGCGGCCGTGGCCGGAGGTGCCGAAGTAGGCCTTGTTCGGCGCCTGGACCCCGTTGGGGAGCGTCGCCGGGTTCTGGGCGTGGCACACGGTGCAGTTGATGCGGGTGGTGGTCTTCCAGTCAACCAGCTGGCCGGCGTGGCACCCCATGCACAGCGAGCCGTCGCCGCTTTTCAGGTCCGGCGAGCCGTTGTTGTGGGTGGCGGTGGTCCCGACGTGGCAGGCCTGGCAGGCGGTGTACTCGCTCCCCAGGAAGTTGCCCGGGCCGTAGACCGCGGTGATGTGGGTCGCATGCTGGTTGGTCGCCATCGGGCTCGGGGTCGAAGCGGAACCGCCGTGGCAGGTGATGCACAGGTTGCGCGCCTTGTAGGCGACTACGGAATCGGCCACCGCCTGGCTGATGGCACCCGCATCCCGCAGGGTCGGCACCGCCAGCGTGGTCACCGAGTCGTCGATCACGCCGTTGTCCAGGATGTCGATGGAGTCCATGGCCAGCTGTTTCGAGTAGCGCGGGTTGTGGCCGAAGGAGCCGAGCTCCCGCAACAACAGGGCGTAGTTGAAGGCGGCGCCCATGACGTTCGCACCCTGCTGACCGGAGCCCCAGTTACGCTCGTTGAAGTGCGGCGCCTTCTCGGTGTAGATGAAGCCCTTGGCCGCCAGTTGCGCGCGCAGCACTTCCAAAAGGCTCGTGAAGGAATCGCGCGCCAGCTGGCGCTGCTCTTCCGGCATGTTGGTGCCGTGGCAGGTGGTGCAGATCGCGCTCACCCCGCTTCTGAAGGAGTGGCCGTAGGTGCCGTTTCTGTGGCACATGATGCAGGGCCCCTTGGCGTTGTCGAAGCCGAGGTTGCTGTGGGTGGCGCCGAGGTCGTAGTTGCGCCCCGGGAAGTGGTACCCCCCCTTGGCGTACATGGTGGCGCCCGACACCGCGTAGTGCGGCGGGATGAAGGCGAGGTTGGTGAAGTCCGCGTTCGCCTGCAGTTTGTCCGTGATCACCTGGCCGGTGTTGGTGCCGCTGTGGCAGGTCATGCACAGGTTGGACTCGCCCACTGCCGGGTTCAGGTAGGTGGGCTCGTTGGCAAACGGCTTGGACGGCGCCATGGTGCGCAGCGCGCCGGCGGTGATGTCGACGTGGCAGGCGCGGCAGGTGACCATCTCCTTGGTCTTGTCCGCGGAGTCGCCCCAGGCCGTGGTCACCTTGGCGGAGGAGTAGGCCACGAAGCCCGTGGTGGTGTGGCACTGCACGCAGCCGTTCATGGTCTTGAAGTCGTAGGTGGAGTACGCCGGCGCGCTCCCCTTGGCGTGACCGGAGGTGTACCACGCCTGGCGGATCGCCTGGTTGCTGACGGTCGAGAAGTGGCAGTCGGTGCAGGCCGAACGCGAGGTGACGTAGGTCGCCGGGTAGGCGCCGGTGGTCATGTTGCCGTAGTGCAGCGTCTCCAGGTCGCCCTGCACCGCCGCGAAGCTGGAGTGCGGGTTGTGGCAGGAGATACAGAGAACGTTCCTGCCGATCTCTACCGTGTGGTTGGGGACGATGCCCAGGCCGTTGTAGTGGCATCCCGCGCAGACGCCCGGGTCCGCCTCGGGCTGATGCGCCCCGCCCTTGTGGCAGGAGGTACAGGTGACGCCCACCGTCTTATGCATGGAGCGGTCGTAGCCGGAGAAAATCGAGTCGGTGTGGCAGGCGGCGCAGAAGTAGTCGCCCACCGGGCCGGCGGAGGCCGCCAGGTTGACGAAGGTGTTGGAATCGACGCTCGAGACGTTGACCGGGGTCGGCATGGCACCGGTGGTATGGCAGGAAACGCAGGAAACGCCCAGAGACTTGTGGTTCGAGGAGGACCACAGGGTGAACGCCATCGGGGTCGGGTAGACGCCGGTGGCGGAGTGGCAGCCGTTGCAGTCGGTCCGCATGGAGTCGATCAGCGAGTCGACCACCTTCACCTGGGTGGTGGAGGTGGAGACCGCGACGCCGTTCAGGTACTGGGTGGCGCGGAACACGTAGGTGCCCAGCACCATCGGCACGAAGTTCGGGTTGAGCGTGCTGGCGTCCTGCAGGGTGACCGCCGGACCGCTCTCC
It encodes the following:
- a CDS encoding CxxxxCH/CxxCH domain c-type cytochrome, producing MLSKYGGRCFLVLALLVLTLMQLSVGKAQAAPQYNYDCSFCHTMPPLDSGTVKKNPNTGAVPGNHAGHATSAVNSCVTCHGSQVSGYAMGHRNKTIELADGVGYSRKIAAGFVNQTSVPPNPMGTCSTATCHSDGKGTLRATPAWGSAALTVPGGCSACHSVAPSTGSHPVAGSKHGNYYGTGVGSCVQCHTDHSVQAKPFAHATSAGHRAIEVKFATGGTFAANQCSNVYCHSNGRGTYTPPTWGGTLTCAGCHGDATSNTLSGNHAKHVNNAAFLGTSYGCVECHSSTVSDNSTISTFANHVNQTKDVAGARVGTPVSGTCSTSYCHSDGKGTMKSVTWTGSTALTCKSCHGADAAPAFTSVAGEPNYANAGADQPRANSHKNHVASAADCASCHADTTVNGTSIKAGGFHTNSTRDVKAGARSFTIVGNTCSAVACHDGNGIVANVPAAKWGASLGCTGCHGNASSLTTNAHAAHVSTKGYTCDTCHAATVSGNTFFVNKALHGDATVEVAGANVTTWSGTATKTCATSCHLSATPQWNVPASGACGTCHTALSNTTGGLINSNAHSQHFTATYGPGFNSTLTTSCSNCHTSNTASTHADGTLNLAAGMNKIGTCSTCHAQSTNWTTGRVTCESCHSTAGGALSVIGGITAPDKTLAATKGHGKAGIAQACSACHDNTAAHISGVLGDQKRLLPVLVGATNQECDYCHTNPAKVSGTKLNVRAHKATGLGSKCADCHNGHGTANTMMVNTTINGTAVSFTGNNTFANPAQTGVCQVCHTSTQYFTKAGVPAQDHVASTTDCTQCHQHNPATGLAFVPNGGCDACHGYPPAPRQTLSAITFGVQGNWSSARFEDYSGGGGAHILVAHIKKDAKPSEGWANCLPCHKGSDASHARALPIRTHVESVSVDIDPQYRFSDDALATYTSATLVSGGTNKSGSCFNVSCHFKPSAKWSIER
- a CDS encoding cytochrome c3 family protein, which produces MLKKTLAVLAATAVISGALWSWAATSFQLQTKLNNTGGTLQIRNNPVQTASGTVVYTNFTTSELVPVKVTANPGFKITSLTKTGVAQVIGNYTTHYATTFKKADGSPQSLIAGFTAQKYTISGTAYGPGGITPASTQVTYGGTAVFTVTPNANSVLTAVSGGTATNLSGGAISFPYLGQANITVRNVTGPAAVTASFSAVGISAGDNQTGMIVTKVTLRGSMQGGGTFTWNQESGPAVTLQDASTLNPNFVPMVLGTYVFRATQYLNGVAVSTSTTQVKVVDSLIDSMRTDCNGCHSATGVYPTPMAFTLWSSSNHKSLGVSCVSCHTTGAMPTPVNVSSVDSNTFVNLAASAGPVGDYFCAACHTDSIFSGYDRSMHKTVGVTCTSCHKGGAHQPEADPGVCAGCHYNGLGIVPNHTVEIGRNVLCISCHNPHSSFAAVQGDLETLHYGNMTTGAYPATYVTSRSACTDCHFSTVSNQAIRQAWYTSGHAKGSAPAYSTYDFKTMNGCVQCHTTTGFVAYSSAKVTTAWGDSADKTKEMVTCRACHVDITAGALRTMAPSKPFANEPTYLNPAVGESNLCMTCHSGTNTGQVITDKLQANADFTNLAFIPPHYAVSGATMYAKGGYHFPGRNYDLGATHSNLGFDNAKGPCIMCHRNGTYGHSFRSGVSAICTTCHGTNMPEEQRQLARDSFTSLLEVLRAQLAAKGFIYTEKAPHFNERNWGSGQQGANVMGAAFNYALLLRELGSFGHNPRYSKQLAMDSIDILDNGVIDDSVTTLAVPTLRDAGAISQAVADSVVAYKARNLCITCHGGSASTPSPMATNQHATHITAVYGPGNFLGSEYTACQACHVGTTATHNNGSPDLKSGDGSLCMGCHAGQLVDWKTTTRINCTVCHAQNPATLPNGVQAPNKAYFGTSGHGRFAVSNQCTVCHDRNATHITGTLGDSKRLLMNNDNTLCASCHSNPTIVSARFLNISTHRAKDGAPVACRECHDTHGTGNLSMIRSEIRGFTIAYTDRVNTLVETTYNRGLCQVCHTKTNYYRAGVPEGSHFTSGCLDCHTHTSSGGAFKPVGGGCDSCHGYPPAPKNTATGFGSYANWANARFEDYSGGGGAHLVAAHISPFAKAEEGWTNCTACHNGGATGLTSYHKMVTPVKDHIENVTVLVDNSLRFSNSFTVYTGAKLTSVPGANQTGSCFNIACHMSPSARWSTER